DNA sequence from the Neomonachus schauinslandi chromosome 16, ASM220157v2, whole genome shotgun sequence genome:
ttttcttcacgTGAAATGTAACCGCTACACCCGAGACATGTATCACAAATAATttgcatgtacttttttttaaagatttttttatttatctatttcacagagagagagagatagtgagagcaggatcacaagcagggggagtgggagagggagaagcaggcttcccgcggagcagggagcccgatgcggggctcaatcccaggaccctgggatcacgacctgagccgaaggcagacgcttaacgactgagccacccaggcgccccaatttgcaTGTActcttaatatttccttttcaaaatcaaCACGCGGTACTTTACACTTACACAACCTTACATGTcctttatatctcaataaagctgggaagaaatagaaagtcattTTCTATAGTCCATtatgatgtaattttttttccagaatgttttttatttaaattcaattaattaacatatagtgcattattagtttcagaggtagaatttagtagGTAGaatttcatcagttgcatacaacacccagtgctcatcacatcacgtgccctccttaatgcccatcacccggttaccccatcccccacccctgccccgccagcaaccctgtttgtttcctatgattaaacCTCTTATGTtttgtccccctctctgatttcatcttgctttatttttccctcccttcccctatgatcctctgtcttgtttcttaaattctacatgtgagtgaaatcatatgataattatctttctctgatagacttattttCTTTAGCATAAGattctctagttctatccacatcattgcaaatggcaagatttcgggttttttgatggctgaataatattccattgtatacatgaaccacatctttatccattcgtctgttgaagggcatcttggctccttacacagtttggctattgcggacattgctgctatgaactttggggtacatatggcccttcttttcactacatctgtgtctttggggtaaatacccaggagtgcaattgctgggtcatagggtagctctatttttaacgtcttgaggaacatccataccgttttccagagcgactgcaccagcttgcattcccaccaacagtgtaggagggttcccctttctccacatcctcgcaacatctgtcgtttcctgacttgttaattttagccattctgaccggtgtgaggtggtatctcattatgggtttgatttgtatttccctgatgcccagtgatgttgagcactttttcatgagtctgttggccatttgtatgtcttctttggagagatatCTGTTCATTATgatgtaatttttgttttggaTGACCTCCACGGGATGAGAGATTTTTGTTTGGACGATAAAaatccaggggtggggggaagaaacaCGAAAAAGAGACCAGattgactttaaaatttaaatttaatcattGAAAGATTAAGTGGGTAAATCGAGTATATATGATTAGATCACGGTGCCAGCCATTAACTTCTTAGGTTGTCCTTCATTACACTGCGGTGATGTGCCGGATACTCTGTGATTTAATGTCAGCAACAAAGGCGAGGGTGTTGGCTTTCCAGAGCAGCCGTCTCAATAAGGAACATGAAGAACAACACAGCTCTGCAGAGCCCGATTCTAGGAAGGTTCACAACTGTGCAGGCAGCACAAGGTGGAGGAATGACTGTCATGGGACCAGAGGAAAGGTTCTGCTAGGAAGGAACAATCAGGCGGCCATGCCTTCATTGGAGTTTCGCCAGAGCGAACATGCTTAAAtatttccaggcagaaggaagggtgGGTCATTATGTACCTGTGAATTTAAACTGCGGTGATTTTAAATAGTCTTGTGAAGAGCGGATAGTCAAGATGTCCCGAGGCACCAGGAGACATAAACGTCTGCTAAACGGAGCAGTCCTGGTATCAGATGAGTCCTGGACCTCTGGAGGGTGTTTCAGAAAGTAGGGTGGAGGCGGGAAGCCTCCGTCAGAACAGGAAAGCACAAGGGGGCCACCTGGGGGACGGGTGTGAGCTGACCCGAGTCAGGTTTTATAATTACTTCATTTATCAGAGGTGGTTAGAAGTGCAAGAGCTGTGACTCACAAAGCAAATCTTGCccgggcttttcatatatggagAATCAAGGACAAAATAAGTAGGAAAATACCTAACAAAAACCAAACCTCAACTTACACtgggaaaatatatgtattttatatttgtatttctgagCTGTCGTTATGACTCTTTCATCTTCAtgaattccaaaaatattttaaagattttatttatttgtgagagacagcacaagcagggggaaggacagagggagaagcaggctccccactgagcagggagtccaatgtgggactcgatcccagtacctggagatcatgacctgaactgaaggcagacgattaactgactgaaccacccaggcacccctcaaaaatattttaaatgattttttacacacttatattttttactttaaatgtgCAGCAAAGTCAGATGACAATAAGGGATTTTTTTCTAGTCATTCATTAGCTGTAATACCAGGGGGAGGACTCGATCTCATACAAGGGGATAATGTACAGCCGAATTCCATTTCACCCTACTTTGGACCATAGTAGAACGTGATTACTTAGCAAATATATTATTCCTCAATCAGCTTGGACCTGCATTACCTCAGGACCAGAAGTTTTGGTAAAGGGGAAGGTAAGAGAGCCATTGTTAATGTTGAAATAAGAGAATGATTTCTAAAGGAGAAGCCTCACCAGGGGCCGTGTGGGGCCCCTGTGGTGGACACTCCCATTCATAGCCCAGAATCCAAATCCTGAAGACATTCTGACTTCCCCATGGGGGAAATAAATTCTTTACAAATGCCACGATCCCACTCGTGGCTGGTTCCCATGTCCACCTCCCAATGGCGTCCCGAGGTGAACCCAGGGTACAGAGTGCAAAACTGAGCTCTTCAGCATGCTTTTTTGGAATCTGGTTGATATGCCCACATGGCACACTCCTCGGGTCACCCGAAATGATGAGGGGAGTGTTGTCTGTGCCCCATGCAGGCTCCTATCCACTGTGGGGAGAACAGAAGTACTTTCACAAATGGGCAGACCCTGTGGCCCACATGGCCCCTTTTTACTTAACCTGGTTTATTCTGTCTTTCTCTACTTGATAAAACTTTCCCACAGAAATCTTTCCCGACTCTGGAACTAGGACTGGGAGTTAATGGCTCACGTTAACACGGACCCTGCTTCACGATAGTAACTACTTAGTAAATGTTttagaacaaaggaaggaagcaaCACCAGATACACGAGACAGAATCACTTTTGAACTGTTGGGACTCTGGGGTTCCCTTGGTGCTGCCCAATCCCCATTTCCCAAACCAACCACTCGACCACAAACTAGAAttacagagatttctttttttccctacaagtctaagaaaaaaaaaaaacaccattatgTCAAGTATCTTGTGAGAAAATGAAGAGCAGACACGGAGGCCTTGCCTCTGTCTACACGGGACGCCCTTCAGGCTCGGGCCCAGGAGGGACAACAGTGACGAGGCTCGGGTTTAGAACTCGGTGGGGTTGGAAAGCACGGTGGGAAATGTCGGCCGGCCCCGCGCCTCTGCTTGGGATGACATGGGGTAAGGATCTCCAGCAAGTGCCAACAAGGGATTGCCGTGGAAATGATGAAATGAACGATATTGAACATAATCACTTAGGCACCGTCTAAAGCCCTGCCACCCCCCGCCGTCCCCAATTTTTCATCCTGCCCCTTAATCCGAGATCCCCAATGAGTCCTCTGATGCCACGAGGAACAGGTTTTGCCCATGTTTGAAAAGAAATGTCTCCTGGTGTCTTATCTCCTCTCATCTATGTTGTGATGGAAGGAAAACACTAATACTGTGAAACATCTTTAATCTTTGATTCCGTAACTAACATAAAATGGGACCTCCAGTGGCTGACTTGTCATCAGGGATCAGTTTTGGGCTTTGCTTTCCGAACTTGTAAGCAAGGGTCCTCACGTTTGCGGAGAAACACTTTTGAAGAAGAGACTGTGGTCTAGTAAGTGGGATTTTAGGAGAGACTTCTCAGTAGGCTTAACCCATTTTCTGGCTCAAAATGGGGGGTTTCACTGACATGATCAAAACTATTTGAAACTGGCCTCATTTGTGTACAAAGATTAATAACgatgacacattttttaaaaaattgtaaccCTGCTTCCAATTCTTATCACCAGCAGAGGGAATATTCCACATCTAATCTAGAATGATTTTATGGCGACATTGTGAAAAATAACACCTTCGAGATACAAGTACTTCTCTAACGTGCGAGAAAAGTCCCACTGACGGGCAGGGCAGCACGAAATCCGATTCTGACTGGATTAGGGAGGCTGCGGGCGGGGAAGCATCCCTAATAAAATCCCCTCCTGGGGGATCTCGCTCAGAACTGCTGGGGAAGACCTGGGGCCAGAGCAGGGCTGAGGTGAGTCCAACCTCACAGGTCTCCTTTGTATTTCTCAAAGGTCTACAAAGACCTGCAAATACGGAGAACAAacgggtggttgccagaggggggtggggggtgggcaaaacGGGTGCAGGGGGCGGGAGGTGCGGGCCTCCAGTGACCGAGGGCGTCCCGGGGAGGAAAGGCACAGCCCGGGGAACACAGTCGGGCGGATGGGTGGGGTCCTTGCGCCAACCAGCATTTTGAGTATCAGAAGCCGCGAGTCCTGTCTGCACGCAGGGCCTCCGGGACCCCGCGCCCAGGTGAAAGCGGCCCGAGGCCTGGTCCCCGTCCGGCTCTCGCGAAGTCCCCTCTGCGCATCTTCCCCAACAGTGGCCACGGCCGGACACTTTAAAGAAAGAAGCAGATGTCCGGTGTGTCTGAATCACCTGGAGATGCCCGTTACCTGCAGTGTGGCTTTGTCGGCTGCCTCCGCTGCACCGAGTCCTGCGGAAGGAGCCCCGAGGGGAGGGTCTCTTGTGCCCCTCCCGCTCCGTGGTCTCTCAGAAGAAGGACCTCAGGCCCGGTACCCATCTTGGGAGGCTGGTTTCGAGGATCAAGGCGTTGGAGCCCCAGCTGACAGCCGTTCTGCAGATGAACCCGAAGATGCGCAAGTTCCAAGGTATGGCCTGCCCCCGACCCCTAAAGAGCCCTGGAAAAGGTAACTTGCCTACAACTCTCCACACACAAGGGCATGAGCTGAAATGTTTATCTTTGCAAGCCACAGCTGTTCTTACCTAGAAGTATAGATTAGAACCATCTGTAAGAAAATAAGCTTCCGCCTCGGACCTGCACCTAAGAGAAATCATGCCTGACTCTCTCACAACTCCGAGTTAGGGTGAGTTCTCCCAGTTCCCCAGCACTTCTCACCGGCTCAAGCCAGGATGCCAGGCGGGACCTCCCAGGCTGCCTGGAGCGGGGTCGAGTCCTTGCTCCTTCTGGCTCTGTCCCGGCTCTCCTATGATGGGTCCTGAGGAGCGGTGTGGCCCTTGGTGTGAATGGGGTGTGAGCAGTGTGCTGTGGTGGGCACTGTGGTCCCCAGTGTCTTTGTGAAGGACAGGGGTGGCTTTGTGTTCTGAGTGTAGCTCCATGCACCTCGAATTTGGGATGGCGAGCCCTGTCCCAGAAACATGACAAGTCTGGTCAAGTCCCCTGTGATGGTGAGACAGTCTGAGCATCTTCCAAACAGCTGTATGTCAGGGCGCCAAGTGAAACAGCTGGTCTTTGGTCCAGAGGGTTTGTTTCCGAGCTGTGTTGGCTCCGTCCGCATGGTCCCCTTAGGAAGCCTCCTGATCAGGGGCCACAGATGTAGGCAGCACACACAGTCCCCATGGCATGgaatctccccacccctctgagCCATGCCCTGCATCTAAGTTGCTGCCAGACCCCAGCACATCCCCACTCCTGTCCACGGagccccttcctctgcctggacTGTCACCCAGCTCCTCTCAGGACCCCCAGCCTTACTTCTTTTGTGTGTTTACAACCCCAGGAATCAAAGGTCTGGGATGCGTTTGCCTGTTAACAGCAGTAAAGGAAGAAGGTAATTGGCAAGAAGACGTGAAAAACTTCCATATTTAACGTTCTAAGATTAAGTTGCCATCATTCACATATTCATTTGGTGACTGTATGTCAATGGAATATGTGGTTTGCATAATAATTTTGAGAACAAACAACAGTCATGGTCTCTTCATGTATGATCTGTGCCAAAGGAAGAAGCATCTTTAATCAAATAATTAGAGAACTTAATGTGAAGAAAACACCTAGTAGGGGTCAGAGGGACTAGTTCTGATTATAATCATTCTCTCTCTACAGTCGACCACATCAGGGGCCAGGGAAATTCTGATCAGGGAGGAAGCACAGGGTGAAGACGTGAAGGCAGGCGAGACACCGGGGCCTTTGCAGCAGATGTGCAGAGTGCCATCGAGCACGTGTTTGCTGATTGGCTTGTTTTCCCTCCACAGTGGAGGTGACCCTGGATGTTGACACCGCCAACCACTACCTCATCGTTTCTGAGGACCTGAGGAGTGTCCGCTGTGGGTATTCCAAACAGAACCGGAGAGCCCGAGCCGAAAGATTCAACTATGCCCTGTGTGCCCTGGGCTCCCCTCGGCTCCCCTCTGGCCGCCACTACTGGGAGGTGGACGTGGGGACAAGCAAGGAATGGGATGTGGGTGTTTGCAGAGACTCTGCGAATTGACAAGGGCCAATTCTACTGTCCGCAGAACTTGGCTTCTGGACGGTGGGCTTGAGAAAAGGAGAGCTCTTCCAAGCCAGCACCATGCCTGTGACCGTTCTCTCGGGGAGCCCCCGGTTACACCGACTAGGGATTTTCCTGTACATGAATTTTGGCACCGTTTCCTTTTATCACATTAGCGATGGATCCCATATTTTCACCTTCACTGAAATTCCTGCTGTGGAGACACTGCGTCCGTTTTTTGCTCTTTCGGATCCCATCATGGATGGTCAAGGCTTCCTGAGAATCTGTCCTGTGATGAGTCCAGCTCCAGTGGGCTCTGATACAGAACAAAGTTTCTAGAGAATCCCCGTGTGCTCAGAGCCGCAGCTGGGACCTTTCCTGCTTGTTACGTGGACGGCGCAGCAGGCAGCAGAAAAGCATGGAACAGCTGGCGAACACGAACACTAATTACACAAGGGAGCAGTGCCTTTCAAACATAAAGTATCGCCACAGTCATTCTCTTTGGGacttttcatatttctgttcCAGTGAATGGGTTCTGGATTTTCAGATcaatttccaaatgtatttattttccgCAGGATTAACTTCGTGTGTGATGGAGattataaactaaataaaaacgTGGATG
Encoded proteins:
- the RFPL4A gene encoding LOW QUALITY PROTEIN: ret finger protein-like 4A (The sequence of the model RefSeq protein was modified relative to this genomic sequence to represent the inferred CDS: inserted 2 bases in 2 codons; substituted 1 base at 1 genomic stop codon); the encoded protein is MGGVLAPTSILSIRSRESCLHAGPPGPRAQVKAARGLVPVRLSRSPLCASSPTVATAGHFKERSRCPVCLNHLEMPVXLQCGFVGCLRCTEXLRKEPRGEGLLCPSRSVVSQKKDLRPGTHLGRLVSRIKALEPQLTAVLQMNPKMRKFQVEVTLDVDTANHYLIVSEDLRSVRCGYSKQNRRARAERFNYALCALGSPRLPSGRHYWEVDVGTSKEWDVGVCRDSANXQGPILLSAELGFWTVGLRKGELFQASTMPVTVLSGSPRLHRLGIFLYMNFGTVSFYHISDGSHIFTFTEIPAVETLRPFFALSDPIMDAPADTPSGTPTGTHNGRRGSAAESHENQ